Proteins encoded together in one Citromicrobium bathyomarinum window:
- a CDS encoding TrbG/VirB9 family P-type conjugative transfer protein, whose amino-acid sequence MIAARYTALAFLAVMVASPALADDPRLVERLYDPDEVVVIQGKTKVQATIQFGEDESIENVAIGDSNAWQVTPNQRANLLFVKPLEPSAQTNMTVVTNRHTYLFDLVASPRAKPLYVLRFTYPEPPEEDAGAQLAAGPVQEANPVELAAANDPLAVVDPALLNFKWEPEGQRELYPDEVYDDGRSTYLRWEQERPVPAILIENYEGDEGPVNSTVRGDTVIVDGVPRQIILRSGREKAVLVNNGPVRATAASGPVGGGR is encoded by the coding sequence ATGATCGCCGCGCGTTACACAGCGCTCGCCTTCCTCGCAGTGATGGTCGCGAGCCCGGCTCTGGCCGACGACCCGCGGCTGGTCGAACGCCTGTACGATCCCGACGAGGTCGTGGTGATCCAGGGCAAGACCAAGGTTCAGGCGACGATCCAGTTCGGCGAGGATGAATCGATCGAGAATGTCGCGATCGGCGATTCCAACGCCTGGCAGGTAACCCCCAACCAGCGCGCCAACCTGCTGTTCGTCAAACCGCTGGAGCCCAGCGCGCAGACCAACATGACCGTGGTCACCAACCGCCATACCTATCTGTTCGATCTTGTCGCAAGTCCGCGCGCCAAACCGCTGTATGTGCTGCGTTTCACCTATCCGGAGCCGCCGGAAGAAGACGCCGGCGCACAGCTTGCGGCGGGGCCTGTGCAGGAGGCCAATCCGGTCGAGCTGGCGGCGGCGAATGATCCGCTCGCGGTGGTCGACCCCGCGCTGCTCAACTTCAAGTGGGAGCCGGAAGGCCAGCGCGAGCTGTATCCCGACGAGGTCTACGACGATGGCCGATCGACCTACCTCCGGTGGGAGCAGGAGCGGCCCGTGCCCGCGATCCTGATCGAGAATTACGAGGGCGATGAAGGCCCGGTAAACTCCACCGTGCGCGGAGACACGGTGATCGTCGATGGCGTGCCGAGGCAGATCATCCTGCGCTCGGGCCGCGAAAAGGCTGTATTGGTGAACAATGGTCCGGTCCGGGCAACCGCTGCGAGCGGGCCGGTCGGGGGTGGCCGCTAG
- a CDS encoding mechanosensitive ion channel: MSIPTKTPSGETYDQTVNTLATLQDQLVDMGEGFVRALPNMAIALVIILITWIVARIAVRGVSRAIGKTDMRPSLQNLIDTVVKLGIWIIGLMIALIVVMPGMTPASLIAGLGIGAVAIGFAFQDIFENFLAGVLIMLREKMRIGDVIECEGIKGKVEHITLRETHVRKLSGELTIVPNSMIFKNPVEILTDEQVRRHEVVAGVSYDTDLDHAAEVIRKAVEAVEGIEKDKGVDIFATTFNSSSVDFLVRWHAGSTPRDGWESKDKVVRAIKRGLDEAGIEIPFPYITHTFKERVPLGREPGESAAG, encoded by the coding sequence ATGAGCATACCGACGAAGACGCCTTCGGGCGAAACCTACGACCAGACTGTCAATACGCTGGCCACCTTGCAGGACCAGCTGGTCGATATGGGCGAAGGCTTCGTCCGCGCCCTTCCCAATATGGCGATCGCCCTCGTGATCATCCTGATTACCTGGATCGTCGCGCGCATCGCGGTGCGAGGAGTGAGCCGCGCCATCGGCAAGACCGATATGCGCCCCTCCTTGCAGAACCTGATCGATACCGTCGTGAAGCTGGGCATCTGGATCATCGGCCTGATGATCGCACTGATCGTGGTCATGCCCGGGATGACGCCCGCCAGCCTGATCGCCGGTCTCGGGATCGGCGCGGTCGCGATCGGCTTTGCCTTTCAGGACATCTTCGAGAACTTCCTCGCCGGCGTGCTCATCATGCTGCGCGAGAAGATGCGCATCGGCGATGTGATCGAATGCGAGGGGATCAAGGGCAAGGTCGAGCACATCACGCTGCGCGAAACCCATGTGCGCAAGCTGTCGGGCGAGCTGACGATCGTGCCCAACTCGATGATCTTCAAGAACCCGGTCGAAATCCTGACCGACGAGCAGGTGCGCCGCCACGAAGTGGTTGCCGGGGTCTCCTACGACACCGATCTGGACCACGCGGCCGAGGTGATCCGCAAGGCGGTGGAAGCGGTCGAGGGGATCGAGAAAGACAAGGGCGTCGACATTTTCGCGACCACCTTCAACTCCAGCTCGGTCGATTTTCTGGTGCGCTGGCACGCAGGCTCGACCCCGCGCGACGGGTGGGAATCGAAGGACAAGGTCGTGCGCGCAATCAAGCGCGGGCTGGACGAGGCAGGGATCGAGATCCCCTTCCCCTACATCACCCACACCTTCAAGGAGCGCGTCCCGCTGGGCCGCGAACCGGGCGAAAGCGCGGCGGGCTAG
- the virB11 gene encoding P-type DNA transfer ATPase VirB11 → MSADIQPLTPASGTADRQGPGTTGGGSVYLDAYLAPFRQWLDRDTVTEIIVNRPGEVWIEDAATPGGMQRIETDAITDMLVQRLAEQVARVSHQGINREHPLLGATLPDGARVQFCGPPASRKHWVMAIRRHRRLDLPLDAYDTGPLKQQEKAAMPEPQAEPIAFLREAILQRQTILISGGTSTGKTTFLNAMLGEIPKDQRVVLVEDTPELKLPGENGVGLVAVKGELGEAKVTANELLQAALRLRPDRIVLGELRGEESVSFLRAINTGHPGSFSTVHANSLHGALEQLSLMVMQTGIGLSRRDIIAYAASVIDVMVQLGRGADGKRGIAQIARSADLLKSDAW, encoded by the coding sequence ATGAGTGCCGATATCCAGCCTCTGACCCCTGCGAGCGGTACTGCCGACCGGCAGGGGCCGGGCACGACGGGTGGCGGTAGCGTCTATCTCGACGCCTATCTCGCGCCGTTCCGCCAGTGGCTCGACCGGGACACGGTGACCGAGATCATCGTCAACCGCCCCGGCGAAGTGTGGATCGAGGATGCCGCCACGCCGGGCGGGATGCAGCGGATCGAGACCGACGCGATTACCGACATGTTGGTCCAGCGGCTGGCCGAACAGGTCGCGCGGGTCAGCCACCAAGGCATCAACCGCGAGCATCCGCTGCTCGGCGCGACACTGCCCGATGGCGCGCGGGTCCAGTTCTGCGGACCGCCCGCCTCTCGCAAGCACTGGGTGATGGCGATCCGGCGCCACCGGCGTCTGGACCTGCCGCTCGATGCCTACGACACCGGCCCGCTCAAGCAGCAGGAAAAGGCCGCGATGCCCGAACCGCAGGCAGAGCCGATCGCGTTTCTGCGCGAGGCGATCCTGCAGCGTCAGACGATCCTGATCTCGGGCGGGACCAGCACCGGCAAGACCACCTTCCTCAACGCGATGCTCGGCGAAATCCCGAAGGACCAGCGCGTCGTGCTGGTCGAGGATACGCCCGAGCTGAAGCTGCCGGGCGAAAACGGCGTCGGGCTGGTCGCGGTGAAGGGCGAACTCGGCGAGGCCAAGGTGACCGCCAACGAGCTGCTTCAGGCCGCGCTGCGCCTGCGGCCCGACCGGATCGTGCTGGGCGAACTACGCGGCGAGGAAAGCGTCAGCTTCCTGCGGGCGATCAACACCGGCCATCCAGGCAGTTTCTCGACCGTGCACGCCAATTCGCTGCACGGCGCGCTGGAACAGCTATCCCTGATGGTCATGCAGACCGGCATCGGCCTGTCGCGCAGGGACATCATCGCCTACGCCGCCAGTGTCATCGACGTCATGGTCCAGCTGGGCCGCGGCGCGGACGGCAAGCGCGGCATCGCCCAGATCGCGCGTAGCGCCGATCTGTTGAAATCGGACGCCTGGTAG
- a CDS encoding Ppx/GppA family phosphatase, with the protein MARKDKRGRSTISGSEPLGAIIDIGSNTVRLVIYGGPPRAPSILFNEKVTARLGRDLDANGMLADESIELALAGLERFALLLADLEVKRVDTVATAAVRDAKNGKEFLAQVKSLGLEPRLLSGLDEATYSAQGVLGAFPIARGIVADIGGGSLELVPVEDGTVGEGCSLPAGTLRLPNLGGGDRSKLRDKLRKMIGKKAPEMVGEGDLYLVGGTWRALAAFARDGSDFPLTDPHGFMMSREDAGDLVKTLAKTDIETIRANPRIASSRVESLPDAGQLLHVLLKHYEPQRVVISAWGLREGLMMGRIDPYQLSQDPLLAGVVDFAESRGASALQATRVAGWTVDTVSSLRTGAERLRLAAIMLGMAAMQTEPNLRVTQGVDWALHKRWLSISPEGRAMLAAAICVNSNQLELPEMLPRLASKDALDEAITWGLGLRLARRLGAGSARSLDATRLTREDDALVLTLAKSHAALYGPPTERDLAQLAAHLGLEPKMRVKGEKKLPEKGEAAVLLEQQIKR; encoded by the coding sequence ATGGCACGCAAGGACAAGCGCGGCCGGTCGACCATTTCCGGTTCCGAACCGCTCGGCGCGATTATCGATATCGGGTCCAACACGGTCCGTCTGGTGATCTATGGCGGCCCGCCGCGCGCGCCGAGCATCCTGTTCAACGAGAAGGTTACCGCCCGGCTGGGCCGCGATCTGGACGCGAACGGGATGCTCGCCGATGAATCGATCGAGCTGGCTCTCGCGGGGCTGGAGCGTTTTGCGCTCCTGCTGGCCGACCTGGAGGTCAAGCGGGTCGATACCGTGGCGACTGCCGCGGTGCGCGACGCGAAGAACGGCAAGGAATTCCTCGCGCAGGTCAAGTCGCTCGGCCTCGAACCGCGGCTGCTGAGCGGCCTGGACGAGGCGACCTACAGCGCGCAGGGCGTGCTCGGTGCATTTCCGATCGCGCGCGGAATCGTAGCTGATATCGGCGGTGGCAGCCTCGAACTGGTGCCGGTGGAAGACGGCACGGTGGGCGAGGGATGCAGCCTGCCTGCGGGCACCCTCCGGCTGCCCAATCTGGGCGGCGGCGACCGCAGCAAGCTGCGCGACAAGCTGCGCAAGATGATCGGCAAGAAGGCCCCCGAGATGGTCGGCGAGGGCGATCTGTATCTGGTCGGCGGCACCTGGCGCGCGCTCGCCGCGTTTGCCCGCGACGGGTCCGACTTCCCGCTGACCGATCCGCATGGTTTCATGATGAGCCGGGAGGACGCCGGCGATCTGGTAAAAACGCTCGCCAAGACGGATATCGAGACGATCAGGGCGAACCCGCGGATTGCCTCTTCGCGCGTGGAGAGCCTGCCCGACGCCGGGCAGCTGCTGCACGTGCTGCTGAAGCATTACGAACCCCAGCGGGTGGTGATTTCCGCCTGGGGGCTGCGCGAAGGGCTGATGATGGGGCGGATCGACCCCTACCAGCTGTCGCAAGACCCGCTGCTGGCGGGCGTGGTCGATTTCGCCGAAAGCCGGGGGGCCTCGGCTCTGCAGGCAACCCGTGTGGCCGGGTGGACCGTGGACACCGTCAGTTCGCTGCGCACGGGTGCGGAGCGGCTGCGGCTGGCGGCGATCATGCTTGGCATGGCGGCGATGCAGACCGAGCCGAACCTGCGGGTCACGCAAGGGGTCGACTGGGCGCTGCATAAGCGCTGGCTGTCGATCTCGCCCGAAGGGCGCGCGATGCTGGCCGCCGCGATCTGCGTCAATTCCAATCAGCTGGAGCTTCCCGAGATGCTTCCAAGGCTGGCCTCGAAAGATGCGCTGGACGAGGCGATTACCTGGGGGCTGGGGCTGCGGCTTGCCCGGCGGCTGGGGGCAGGCTCGGCACGCTCGCTCGACGCCACGCGGCTGACGCGTGAGGACGACGCGCTGGTGTTGACCCTCGCGAAGAGCCACGCCGCGCTCTACGGTCCGCCAACCGAGCGCGACCTTGCGCAACTGGCCGCCCATCTCGGGCTCGAGCCGAAGATGCGGGTGAAGGGTGAGAAGAAGCTGCCCGAAAAGGGCGAAGCGGCTGTGCTGCTGGAACAGCAGATCAAGCGCTAG
- a CDS encoding queuosine precursor transporter, producing MAAFVTILLLSNLIGASKPSYVTLPGGMEWSFGAGVLFFPVSYIIGDVLTEVYGYARARRVIWTGFAALLFMAFMAWAVVSLPAADGWDGQEAYEKVFGNTWRIVAASMIAFWAGEFANSYVLAKMKVWTKGKALWTRTIGSTVVGQGLDSLIFYPLAFYGLAGWPPELLWQVVISQWLIKTAWEAILTPFTYLAVNWLKREEGVEIFDTDTDFSPFATGDR from the coding sequence ATGGCGGCTTTCGTCACCATCCTGCTGTTGTCCAACCTGATCGGCGCGTCCAAGCCCAGCTACGTCACCCTGCCCGGCGGCATGGAATGGAGCTTCGGCGCCGGAGTGCTGTTCTTCCCCGTCAGCTACATCATCGGCGACGTGCTGACCGAGGTCTATGGCTACGCCCGCGCGCGCCGCGTGATCTGGACCGGGTTTGCCGCGCTGCTGTTCATGGCCTTCATGGCGTGGGCGGTGGTCTCGCTGCCCGCCGCCGATGGATGGGACGGGCAGGAGGCTTACGAAAAGGTCTTCGGCAACACCTGGCGCATCGTCGCGGCCTCCATGATCGCCTTCTGGGCGGGCGAATTCGCCAATTCGTATGTTCTTGCCAAGATGAAGGTCTGGACGAAGGGCAAGGCGCTGTGGACCCGCACCATCGGATCTACGGTGGTGGGCCAGGGGCTCGACAGCCTGATCTTCTATCCGCTCGCGTTCTATGGCCTCGCGGGATGGCCGCCCGAGCTGCTGTGGCAGGTCGTCATCTCGCAATGGCTGATCAAGACCGCCTGGGAAGCGATCCTGACCCCGTTCACCTATCTCGCGGTCAATTGGCTGAAGCGCGAGGAGGGTGTCGAAATCTTCGATACCGACACCGATTTCTCGCCCTTCGCGACCGGTGACCGCTAG
- a CDS encoding DUF1499 domain-containing protein encodes MSHKWTRGLSWLALVLALGGTIAAFTGMTLARFDTIGKLEGFEYLTLSAPVMVGALVIAIIALLLNWRTGWPARRAALIGFLFAAGFVGSLAVRVAMGADAPMIHDVTTDLADVPQFETITLPDDNMRGLSEPSEWVSLHEIGYPDLRSVVLDRPVAQTISDAEMLAKERGWTIRAVDPEAGRLEATAYASYIRFEDEVVLRVRPDGAGRSLVDMRSVSRVGVGDLGVNAQRIRDFLEDLAAVR; translated from the coding sequence ATGAGTCACAAGTGGACCAGGGGCCTGTCATGGCTCGCGCTGGTGCTGGCGCTGGGCGGTACGATTGCCGCGTTCACCGGGATGACGCTGGCGCGGTTCGATACCATCGGCAAGCTGGAAGGCTTTGAGTACCTGACCCTGTCCGCCCCCGTCATGGTCGGCGCGCTGGTTATCGCGATCATCGCACTGCTGCTCAACTGGCGTACTGGGTGGCCTGCGCGCCGGGCGGCGCTCATCGGTTTCCTGTTCGCGGCCGGATTCGTCGGCTCGCTGGCGGTTCGCGTGGCCATGGGGGCCGACGCACCGATGATCCACGACGTCACCACCGACCTTGCCGATGTCCCGCAGTTCGAGACGATTACCCTGCCGGACGACAATATGCGCGGGCTAAGCGAACCTTCGGAATGGGTGAGCCTGCACGAGATCGGCTACCCCGACCTGCGCAGCGTGGTGCTCGATAGGCCGGTTGCGCAGACCATCAGCGATGCGGAGATGCTGGCGAAGGAACGCGGCTGGACGATCCGTGCGGTCGATCCCGAAGCGGGGCGGCTGGAAGCGACTGCCTATGCCTCATACATCCGGTTCGAGGATGAGGTGGTGCTCCGCGTGCGCCCCGACGGTGCCGGGCGCAGCCTGGTCGACATGCGCTCGGTCAGCCGGGTTGGGGTCGGCGATCTGGGCGTCAACGCGCAGCGGATCCGCGACTTTCTCGAAGATCTCGCCGCGGTGAGGTGA
- the hppD gene encoding 4-hydroxyphenylpyruvate dioxygenase: MADLFENPVGLNGFEFVEFCAPEKGTLEPVFEAMGFTHVANHRSKDVQLWRQGNINLITNYEPMSAAWYFAREHGPSACGMGFRVKDAAEAWAKLMDAGAEPVDTQTGPMELSIPAIKGIGGALIYIIDRYADDGDEALSIYDIDFEYLDGVEKYPEGAGFQRIDHLTHNVYGGRMAYWADWYEKLFNFQEIRFFDIKGEYTGLTSKALTAPDGKIRIPLNEEAKGGGGQIEEFLREFNGEGIQHIALICDDLIAAWDRLKQFGVPFMTAPPETYYEMLPERLPNHGQPVDELKARGILLDGTTEGGSPRLLLQIFAEAQVGPVFFEFIQRKGDEGFGEGNFKALFESMERDQVRRGVLNVEDAKTVSEPAE; the protein is encoded by the coding sequence ATGGCCGACCTTTTCGAGAATCCCGTGGGCCTCAATGGCTTCGAGTTCGTCGAGTTCTGCGCGCCGGAAAAAGGCACGCTTGAGCCGGTGTTCGAAGCGATGGGCTTCACCCATGTCGCCAACCACCGCTCCAAGGATGTGCAGCTGTGGCGGCAGGGCAATATCAATCTGATCACAAATTACGAACCGATGAGCGCGGCGTGGTATTTCGCCCGCGAACACGGGCCGAGTGCGTGCGGCATGGGTTTCCGCGTGAAGGACGCGGCCGAAGCATGGGCGAAGCTGATGGACGCGGGTGCCGAGCCGGTCGATACCCAGACCGGGCCGATGGAACTCTCGATCCCCGCGATCAAGGGCATCGGCGGCGCGCTGATCTACATCATCGATCGCTATGCAGATGATGGCGACGAAGCCCTGTCAATCTACGACATCGACTTCGAATATCTCGACGGGGTGGAAAAGTATCCCGAAGGCGCGGGCTTCCAGCGGATCGACCACCTGACGCACAATGTCTACGGCGGGCGTATGGCCTATTGGGCCGACTGGTACGAGAAGCTGTTCAACTTCCAGGAAATCCGCTTCTTCGACATCAAGGGCGAATATACCGGCCTGACCTCCAAGGCGCTCACCGCGCCCGACGGCAAGATCCGCATTCCGCTCAACGAGGAAGCCAAGGGTGGCGGCGGCCAGATCGAGGAGTTCCTGCGCGAATTCAACGGCGAAGGCATCCAGCATATCGCCCTGATCTGCGACGACCTGATCGCCGCGTGGGACAGGCTCAAGCAGTTCGGCGTGCCCTTCATGACCGCGCCGCCCGAAACCTATTACGAAATGCTGCCCGAGCGTCTGCCCAATCACGGCCAGCCGGTCGATGAATTGAAAGCACGCGGCATCCTGCTCGACGGGACGACCGAAGGCGGCTCGCCGCGCCTGCTGCTGCAGATTTTCGCCGAGGCGCAGGTCGGCCCGGTGTTCTTCGAATTCATCCAGCGCAAGGGTGACGAAGGCTTCGGCGAAGGCAACTTCAAGGCGCTGTTCGAAAGCATGGAGCGCGACCAGGTCCGCCGCGGCGTGCTGAACGTCGAAGACGCCAAGACCGTGTCCGAGCCGGCAGAATGA
- a CDS encoding VOC family protein: MNEASHPVKLGGVHHAAYRCKDAKETVEWYEKVLGMEYTSAFSEDHVPSTGEYDPYMHVFLDAGNGNILAFFELPNQKDMGRDENTPIWVQHLAFKVADEDALIAAKSHIEGLGIDVLGPTHHGIFKSIYFFDPNGHRVELAADIGTDEQYAELKRVAMPMLDEWSETKKAPQHAAWLHEIAREEHAKVKPAEEPDLP; encoded by the coding sequence ATGAACGAAGCGAGCCACCCCGTGAAACTGGGCGGCGTCCACCACGCCGCCTATCGTTGCAAGGACGCGAAAGAGACCGTCGAGTGGTACGAGAAGGTGCTGGGTATGGAATATACCAGCGCCTTTTCGGAGGACCACGTGCCCTCTACCGGCGAGTACGATCCGTACATGCACGTCTTCCTCGACGCGGGGAACGGCAACATCCTCGCCTTCTTCGAACTGCCCAACCAGAAGGATATGGGCCGTGACGAGAATACCCCGATCTGGGTCCAGCACCTTGCCTTCAAGGTCGCGGATGAAGACGCGCTGATCGCGGCGAAGAGCCACATCGAAGGCCTCGGTATCGATGTGCTTGGCCCCACCCACCACGGCATCTTCAAGTCGATCTACTTCTTCGATCCCAACGGCCACCGGGTCGAGCTGGCTGCCGACATCGGCACAGACGAACAATATGCCGAGCTCAAGCGGGTCGCGATGCCGATGCTGGACGAATGGAGCGAGACCAAGAAAGCTCCGCAGCACGCGGCATGGCTGCACGAGATCGCTCGCGAAGAACATGCCAAGGTCAAGCCTGCCGAAGAACCCGACTTGCCCTGA
- a CDS encoding TrbI/VirB10 family protein: protein MRLAMKMPPKKRPTDGDFANGAHDTDPRENQSAEVIDLASRSVLPSVANKKSSDTMGMVAGIAIVAALGLVTLWSMNSARLDDADATPAGDVAADAGAAPAAIAVGPAPVTTGVAPQQQVVRADPAPAPILSNNPNLAPGTASNPNNSPTIVFDASGRAVASVPTSALPEAAAAPGSNGATGTAAGDFASRVGGVGGSTARAQAMANPGTTVTQGTLIPAILETAIDTDVPGYVRAVVSQDVKSFDGKNVLIPRSSRLVGQYQSGLQAGQKRAYVIWTRLIRPDGASVNLQSPGIGFDGTTGLPGDVDSRFFQRFGSAMLLSVVGGLSAIGSGGASVIVGGGGQAAAAAAVSQDSQLGPVVRVRQGEPIRVFTARDLDFSGV from the coding sequence ATGCGCCTCGCAATGAAGATGCCGCCCAAGAAGCGCCCCACCGATGGCGATTTCGCCAACGGGGCCCACGATACCGATCCGCGCGAGAACCAGAGCGCGGAGGTGATCGACCTCGCCAGCCGCAGCGTCCTGCCCAGCGTTGCGAACAAGAAGAGTTCGGACACGATGGGCATGGTCGCAGGGATCGCGATCGTCGCCGCTCTCGGCCTGGTCACGCTATGGAGCATGAACAGCGCGCGGCTCGACGATGCGGACGCTACTCCTGCGGGCGATGTGGCCGCCGATGCCGGCGCAGCCCCCGCCGCGATCGCGGTGGGCCCGGCCCCGGTCACGACCGGCGTCGCGCCACAGCAGCAGGTCGTGCGCGCGGACCCTGCGCCCGCACCGATCCTCTCGAACAATCCCAACCTTGCGCCGGGCACCGCGTCCAATCCCAACAACAGCCCCACGATCGTGTTCGACGCGTCGGGCAGGGCGGTCGCCAGCGTGCCAACCAGCGCTCTGCCCGAAGCCGCTGCCGCCCCCGGCAGCAATGGCGCGACCGGCACTGCGGCGGGCGATTTCGCCAGTCGCGTGGGCGGCGTGGGCGGCAGCACTGCGCGCGCGCAGGCGATGGCCAATCCGGGCACCACGGTGACGCAGGGCACGCTGATCCCCGCGATCCTCGAAACCGCGATCGATACCGACGTGCCCGGCTATGTGCGCGCGGTGGTGAGCCAGGATGTGAAGAGCTTCGACGGCAAGAACGTGCTGATACCTCGCTCCAGCCGCCTCGTCGGCCAGTACCAGTCCGGCCTGCAGGCGGGGCAGAAGCGCGCCTACGTGATCTGGACTCGCCTGATCCGCCCCGATGGGGCGAGCGTGAACCTGCAATCGCCGGGGATCGGCTTCGATGGCACCACCGGCCTGCCCGGCGATGTCGACAGTCGCTTCTTCCAGCGCTTCGGGTCCGCGATGCTGCTCTCGGTGGTCGGCGGCCTGTCGGCGATCGGATCGGGCGGTGCCTCGGTCATCGTCGGTGGCGGCGGGCAGGCGGCGGCCGCCGCTGCCGTCTCGCAGGACAGCCAACTCGGCCCCGTGGTGCGGGTGCGCCAGGGCGAGCCGATCCGCGTGTTCACCGCGCGCGACCTCGATTTCTCCGGCGTCTGA
- a CDS encoding RNA degradosome polyphosphate kinase, with protein sequence MDTPLSASPDRDISARFFNRELSWLAFNDRVLSEARNPDYPLLERLRFLSISGSNLDEFMMIRVAGLVGQVQRGIDKPSVDGLTPAQQLSEIRTRLAALNERQQRTLRDLREMLAEAGIHMADDRRIDREAHEWLRRHFLDEIMPVITPQALDPAHPFPFIANEGLGVLFTVRREEIKANQEEELVEMVLIPSALPRFLRVPGEEAIYIGIENLITRFAEHLFPGFEMCGSGVFRVLRDSDIEIEEEAEDLVRTFRSAIQRRRRGQVIQLELETEFDPTAEALLRDRLATPGATFVKIDGMLGISGLSDIVKEDRPDLKFDAYSPRYPERIREHDGDCFAAIREKDIIIHHPYESFDVVVDFVRQAANDRNVVAIKQSLYRAGNQSEVIEALVEAAENGKSVTAVVELKARFDEEQNLYWANKLERAGVQVIYGFVDWKTHAKVAMVVRREEEGFRTYCHFGTGNYHPVTAKFYTDLSYFTADPRLGRDAAKLFNFVTGYVEPRGTELLAISPIDLRETLYERIDAEVEAARQGRPSGIWLKMNQLTDHDMIERLYAASEAGVEIQLVVRGICNLRPGVPGLSENIRVKSIIGRFLEHSRIYAFANGAAIPGAETKVYISSADMMERNLDRRVEQLVPIENSTVHDQVLQQVLLANLLDNERSWFLQPDGTYERADPGEKPFNCHRYFMTNPSLSGRGGALEAGGVPTLALRRGAV encoded by the coding sequence ATGGACACCCCGCTAAGCGCCAGCCCCGACCGCGATATCAGTGCGCGTTTCTTCAATCGCGAACTGAGCTGGCTGGCATTTAACGACCGGGTTCTCTCCGAAGCGCGCAACCCCGATTATCCACTGCTCGAACGGCTGCGGTTTCTTTCCATTTCCGGAAGCAATCTCGACGAATTCATGATGATCCGCGTGGCCGGGCTGGTCGGGCAGGTCCAGCGCGGGATCGACAAGCCTTCGGTCGACGGACTGACCCCGGCGCAGCAGCTTTCCGAAATTCGTACACGGCTCGCCGCGCTGAACGAACGCCAGCAGAGAACGCTGCGCGACCTTCGGGAAATGCTCGCCGAGGCGGGCATCCACATGGCCGACGACCGGCGGATCGACCGCGAGGCGCATGAATGGCTGCGACGGCATTTCCTCGACGAGATCATGCCGGTGATCACGCCACAGGCGCTCGACCCGGCGCACCCCTTTCCCTTCATCGCCAATGAGGGGCTGGGCGTGCTGTTCACCGTGCGCCGCGAGGAGATCAAGGCGAACCAGGAAGAAGAGCTGGTCGAGATGGTGCTGATCCCCTCGGCACTGCCACGCTTCCTGCGCGTGCCCGGTGAAGAGGCGATCTATATCGGGATCGAGAATCTCATCACCCGCTTTGCCGAGCACTTGTTCCCGGGCTTCGAGATGTGCGGCAGCGGCGTCTTCCGCGTGCTGCGCGACAGCGATATCGAGATCGAGGAAGAAGCCGAAGATCTGGTCCGCACCTTCCGCAGCGCGATCCAGCGGCGGCGGCGCGGGCAGGTGATCCAGCTGGAACTGGAGACCGAGTTCGATCCCACAGCCGAGGCACTGCTGCGCGACCGGCTGGCAACGCCGGGCGCGACTTTCGTGAAGATCGACGGCATGCTGGGCATTTCCGGCCTGTCGGACATCGTGAAAGAAGACCGGCCGGATCTGAAGTTCGATGCCTATTCCCCCCGCTACCCGGAGCGGATTCGCGAGCATGACGGCGATTGCTTCGCCGCGATCCGCGAAAAGGACATCATCATCCACCACCCCTACGAAAGCTTCGATGTGGTGGTCGATTTCGTGCGGCAGGCGGCGAACGACCGCAATGTGGTCGCGATCAAGCAGTCGCTCTACCGCGCGGGCAACCAGTCCGAGGTAATCGAGGCGTTGGTGGAGGCGGCGGAGAACGGCAAGTCGGTGACCGCCGTGGTCGAGCTGAAGGCGCGTTTCGACGAGGAACAGAACCTCTACTGGGCGAACAAGCTCGAACGCGCGGGCGTGCAGGTTATCTACGGCTTCGTCGACTGGAAGACCCACGCAAAGGTCGCGATGGTGGTTCGCCGCGAGGAAGAGGGCTTTCGCACCTACTGCCATTTCGGGACCGGCAATTATCACCCGGTCACGGCCAAGTTCTACACCGATCTCAGCTATTTCACCGCCGATCCGCGACTGGGGCGCGACGCGGCCAAGCTGTTCAATTTCGTGACCGGTTATGTCGAACCGCGCGGAACCGAACTGCTCGCGATCAGCCCGATCGACCTGCGCGAAACGCTCTACGAGCGGATCGATGCCGAAGTGGAGGCCGCGCGGCAGGGCCGGCCGAGCGGGATCTGGCTCAAGATGAACCAGCTGACCGATCATGACATGATCGAGCGGCTTTATGCCGCGAGCGAGGCGGGCGTGGAGATCCAGCTGGTGGTGCGCGGGATCTGCAATCTTCGCCCGGGCGTGCCCGGCCTGTCGGAGAATATCCGCGTAAAATCGATTATCGGGCGTTTTCTTGAACACAGCCGGATATATGCGTTCGCGAATGGCGCAGCGATTCCGGGTGCGGAGACCAAGGTGTATATTTCGAGTGCGGACATGATGGAACGCAACCTCGACCGGCGGGTGGAACAGCTGGTCCCGATCGAGAACAGCACGGTGCACGATCAGGTGCTGCAACAGGTGTTGCTTGCCAATCTGCTGGACAACGAGCGCAGCTGGTTCCTCCAGCCCGACGGGACGTACGAGCGCGCCGATCCGGGCGAGAAGCCGTTCAATTGTCACCGCTATTTCATGACCAATCCCTCACTTTCCGGGCGCGGTGGCGCGCTGGAGGCGGGCGGTGTGCCGACGCTGGCACTGCGACGAGGAGCTGTCTGA